In one window of Opitutus sp. GAS368 DNA:
- a CDS encoding SRPBCC domain-containing protein — MLSAATTSPTDHDNSAMNNQKNYTTAFTVDQTPEAVFAAINNVRGWWSGEIQGATDRLGAEFTYRVPGVHYSKQKITEFIPGKKVVWHVSDADLAFVQDKDEWKGTDIVFEIAKKGDKTEVRFTHVGLVPPYECYDSCSNAWGLLVEGNLRKLITTGKPQPSPWPAVKGYTTVFTVDQTPKEAFDAINNVRGWWSDEIEGRTDQLGEFKYHYKDIHRCTIRVTELSPGKKVTWHVVANYFNFVKDKTEWVDTDIVFAIARVGDKTEVRFTHVGLSPQHECYGVCSDAWGTYINGSLRDLIAKGKGQPNQNEQLARKHGQE, encoded by the coding sequence ATGCTTTCCGCCGCAACCACCAGTCCCACTGACCACGACAACTCCGCCATGAATAATCAAAAAAACTACACCACGGCCTTTACGGTAGATCAAACTCCGGAAGCAGTCTTCGCCGCCATCAACAACGTCCGCGGCTGGTGGTCGGGCGAGATCCAGGGCGCCACCGACAGGCTGGGCGCCGAGTTCACCTACCGTGTCCCCGGCGTGCACTATTCCAAACAAAAGATAACGGAATTCATCCCCGGCAAGAAAGTCGTGTGGCACGTGTCGGACGCCGACCTCGCCTTCGTGCAGGACAAAGACGAGTGGAAGGGGACGGACATTGTTTTTGAAATCGCCAAAAAAGGCGACAAAACCGAGGTGCGTTTCACGCACGTAGGGTTGGTCCCGCCCTATGAATGTTACGACTCCTGCTCGAATGCGTGGGGCCTCCTGGTGGAAGGCAATTTGCGCAAGCTGATCACCACCGGTAAACCGCAACCGAGTCCGTGGCCGGCCGTCAAGGGATACACCACGGTCTTTACGGTGGACCAAACTCCGAAAGAAGCCTTCGACGCCATCAACAACGTCCGCGGCTGGTGGTCGGACGAAATCGAAGGCAGGACCGACCAGCTCGGTGAATTCAAGTATCACTACAAGGACATCCACCGCTGCACGATCAGGGTCACCGAGCTTTCCCCCGGGAAAAAAGTAACCTGGCACGTCGTCGCCAACTACTTTAACTTCGTCAAAGACAAAACCGAGTGGGTTGACACCGACATCGTCTTTGCAATCGCCCGGGTGGGCGACAAAACAGAAGTGCGCTTCACCCATGTGGGCCTAAGCCCACAACATGAATGCTACGGCGTCTGCTCGGATGCCTGGGGCACCTACATCAACGGCAGCCTGCGCGACCTGATCGCCAAGGGCAAGGGCCAGCCCAACCAGAATGAACAACTGGCGCGCAAACACGGCCAGGAATAG
- a CDS encoding DUF899 domain-containing protein has protein sequence MKTSSFDSPKTVSPEQWLAARKELLREEKEFTRLGDRLAARRRELPWVKITKPYTFDSPRGRVALADLFEGCSQLMIQHFMLGPGWEEGCKSCSFMLDHFNPTVLHLKARDVSFAAISHAPLKEILPFKERMGWNINWVSAHGTGFNQDFHVSFTEEEIERGGVPYNYGKMDFPQTEAPGISVFARNAAGDVYHTYSRFGRGVEVVMTTYDLLDLVPKGRDEENDEYGMGWLRHHDRYEHVPARA, from the coding sequence ATGAAAACCAGCTCGTTCGACTCCCCTAAGACCGTTTCGCCGGAGCAATGGCTCGCGGCTCGCAAGGAACTCCTCCGTGAAGAAAAAGAATTCACCCGCCTGGGTGATCGCCTCGCCGCGCGCCGTCGCGAACTCCCGTGGGTGAAGATCACCAAGCCCTACACCTTCGACTCGCCGCGCGGCCGCGTTGCGCTCGCCGACCTGTTCGAGGGCTGCAGCCAGCTCATGATCCAGCACTTCATGCTCGGACCCGGCTGGGAGGAAGGCTGCAAGAGCTGTTCCTTCATGCTGGATCACTTCAACCCGACCGTGCTGCACCTGAAGGCGCGCGACGTTTCCTTTGCCGCCATCTCCCACGCCCCGCTGAAGGAAATCCTCCCCTTCAAGGAACGCATGGGCTGGAACATCAACTGGGTCTCCGCGCATGGCACCGGTTTCAACCAGGATTTCCACGTGTCGTTCACCGAGGAGGAAATCGAGCGCGGCGGCGTGCCCTACAATTACGGCAAGATGGATTTCCCGCAGACCGAGGCGCCCGGCATCAGTGTCTTTGCCCGCAATGCCGCCGGTGACGTGTATCACACCTACTCCAGGTTTGGCCGCGGTGTGGAAGTGGTGATGACCACCTACGATCTGCTCGACCTCGTGCCCAAGGGGCGCGACGAGGAAAATGACGAATACGGCATGGGATGGCTTCGCCATCATGACCGCTATGAGCATGTTCCGGCCAGGGCTTAG
- a CDS encoding response regulator, whose translation MPTKTSDTSTPSSRPPHGRPARVLYAEDMADLREVMRLILQSEGYQIETVNDGAAALRCLRENLAGFDLLITDHHMPELNGLELVHQLRTTPYRGKIMVFSSELDPEVHREYHRLGVQVILPKPIRPSVLRKALEDLLPAALRGPA comes from the coding sequence GTGCCCACCAAGACCAGCGACACTTCCACTCCCTCCTCCCGGCCGCCGCATGGCCGGCCCGCCCGCGTGCTCTATGCCGAGGACATGGCCGACCTGCGGGAGGTGATGCGCCTTATCCTGCAGAGCGAAGGTTATCAGATTGAAACGGTCAACGACGGCGCCGCGGCTCTCCGCTGCCTGCGGGAAAACCTCGCCGGGTTCGACCTGCTCATCACCGACCATCACATGCCGGAACTGAACGGCCTGGAGCTCGTGCATCAGCTCCGGACGACCCCCTACCGGGGCAAGATCATGGTCTTCAGCTCCGAACTCGATCCCGAGGTGCACCGTGAATACCATCGGCTCGGCGTGCAGGTCATCCTGCCCAAGCCCATCCGCCCGTCGGTCCTCCGCAAGGCGCTGGAGGACCTTCTGCCGGCGGCGCTCCGGGGACCGGCTTGA
- a CDS encoding M3 family metallopeptidase, with translation MAAPLTLHAQSDVNPLLTESPLPFHYPQFDKIRNEHYGPAFELGMAEHLKEVGTIANNPAKPTFENTIVALEKAGQLLDRVSTIFFALSGSNTNPEMQKLQRELAPRLAAHRDAITLNPVLFARIDALYGARDTLGLDAESARLLWRYHRDFVRAGAKLPAADKEKLKLLNGELASLTTAFTQNTLKEVAASAVTVDTKEELAGLTDDEIAAAAALAAKDGHAGKFDIRLVNTSGQPPLTNLTNRATREKVMAASLARGSRGGEFDTRAIVTGIAKKRAERATLLGAPTFADYSLAEQTAGSVAVVNRLLAQLGPPAVANARREAADMQAIIDAEQGGFQLAAGDWQLYAEKVRKAKYDFDETQLKPYYELNHVILDGVFYAAHLEYGLSFKERHDLPVYEPSVRVFDVFDADGRQLAIFIGDYYARSNKNGGAWMNSYVSQSGLLGDLPVVANHLNIPKPPEGQPTLLTHDEVKTAFHEFGHALHGMFSQVQYPRFSGTSVPRDFVEYPSQVNEMWAVWPEVLKNYAKHYQTGAPIPQALLDKVEATKKFNQGHDTLELVAANVIDQAWHQLRPDQVPAADDVVAFETAALHKAGLDFAPVPPRYRSAYYSHSMGGYAAGYYSYFWSEVLDADTVEWFKTHGGLTRANGDRFRKLLLSRGGSEDALKLFRDMTGGDPDIKPLLVRRGLDTAK, from the coding sequence CTGGCCGCCCCGCTCACCCTCCACGCCCAGTCGGACGTCAACCCGCTGCTCACCGAGAGCCCGCTGCCGTTCCACTACCCGCAGTTCGACAAGATCAGGAACGAGCACTACGGCCCGGCCTTCGAGCTGGGCATGGCCGAGCACCTCAAGGAGGTCGGGACCATCGCGAACAACCCCGCGAAGCCGACCTTCGAGAACACGATCGTCGCGCTGGAAAAGGCCGGTCAGCTGCTGGACCGCGTCTCCACGATCTTCTTCGCCCTCTCCGGCTCCAACACGAACCCCGAGATGCAGAAGCTGCAGCGCGAGCTCGCGCCGAGGCTGGCCGCGCACCGGGACGCCATCACGCTCAACCCCGTGCTCTTTGCCCGCATCGACGCGCTCTACGGCGCGCGCGACACCCTCGGCCTCGACGCCGAGTCGGCGCGGCTGCTCTGGCGCTACCACCGGGACTTCGTCCGCGCCGGCGCCAAGCTGCCGGCGGCCGACAAGGAAAAGCTCAAGCTCCTCAACGGCGAGCTGGCCTCGCTCACGACCGCCTTCACCCAGAACACCCTCAAGGAGGTCGCCGCCTCGGCGGTCACGGTCGACACCAAGGAGGAGCTGGCCGGACTGACGGACGATGAGATCGCCGCCGCCGCCGCCCTGGCCGCGAAGGACGGCCATGCGGGCAAGTTCGACATCCGCCTGGTGAACACCAGCGGGCAGCCGCCGCTCACCAACCTGACCAACCGCGCCACGCGCGAGAAGGTCATGGCGGCCTCCCTCGCCCGCGGCAGCCGCGGCGGCGAGTTCGACACCCGCGCCATCGTCACCGGCATCGCGAAGAAGCGCGCCGAGCGCGCCACCCTCCTCGGCGCCCCGACCTTCGCCGACTATTCCCTCGCGGAGCAGACCGCCGGCTCCGTCGCCGTGGTCAACCGGCTCCTCGCCCAGCTCGGGCCCCCGGCCGTGGCCAACGCCCGCCGCGAGGCCGCCGACATGCAGGCCATCATCGACGCGGAGCAGGGCGGCTTCCAACTCGCGGCCGGCGACTGGCAGCTCTACGCCGAGAAGGTCCGCAAGGCGAAATACGACTTCGACGAGACGCAGCTCAAGCCCTACTATGAGCTTAACCACGTCATCCTCGACGGCGTGTTCTACGCCGCGCACCTGGAATACGGCCTCTCCTTCAAGGAACGCCACGACCTGCCCGTTTATGAGCCCAGCGTGCGCGTGTTCGACGTGTTTGACGCGGATGGCAGGCAGCTCGCGATCTTCATCGGCGACTACTACGCCCGCTCCAACAAGAATGGCGGCGCCTGGATGAATTCCTACGTCTCGCAGAGCGGCCTGCTCGGCGACCTGCCCGTCGTCGCCAACCACCTCAACATCCCCAAGCCGCCCGAGGGCCAGCCCACGCTGCTCACGCACGACGAGGTGAAGACCGCCTTCCACGAGTTCGGCCACGCGCTGCACGGCATGTTCTCCCAGGTGCAGTATCCGCGCTTCTCCGGCACCAGCGTGCCGCGCGACTTCGTGGAGTATCCCTCGCAGGTGAACGAGATGTGGGCCGTCTGGCCCGAGGTCCTGAAGAACTACGCGAAACATTACCAGACCGGCGCGCCCATCCCGCAGGCGCTGCTCGACAAGGTCGAGGCCACGAAGAAGTTCAACCAGGGGCATGACACCCTGGAGCTCGTCGCCGCGAACGTCATCGACCAAGCCTGGCACCAGCTCAGGCCCGACCAGGTCCCCGCCGCCGATGATGTCGTGGCCTTCGAGACCGCCGCTCTGCACAAGGCCGGGCTCGACTTCGCACCCGTGCCCCCGCGCTACCGCAGCGCCTATTACTCGCACAGCATGGGCGGCTACGCCGCGGGCTACTACTCCTACTTCTGGAGCGAGGTGCTCGATGCCGACACGGTGGAATGGTTCAAGACCCACGGCGGCCTGACGCGCGCCAACGGCGACCGCTTTCGCAAGCTCCTGCTCTCCCGCGGCGGCAGTGAGGACGCGTTGAAACTCTTCCGCGACATGACCGGTGGCGATCCCGACATCAAGCCGCTGCTCGTGCGCCGCGGTCTCGATACGGCCAAATGA
- a CDS encoding response regulator, protein MSTPVTSQTTSAAPKKSLRVLYADDMRELRQLLEVVLGRDGHKVESVPDGNLALDLLRPDPTAYDVVITDHHMPTVSGLELVAKLRAMNYTGRIIVFSSELSEEVDAMYRHYKVDFILPKPVFPSELRALFATL, encoded by the coding sequence ATGAGCACTCCTGTCACATCGCAAACCACGAGTGCGGCTCCCAAAAAGTCGCTCCGCGTGCTTTACGCCGACGATATGCGCGAGTTGCGTCAATTGCTTGAGGTGGTGCTTGGGCGCGACGGGCACAAGGTCGAGTCCGTCCCGGACGGCAACCTCGCCCTTGACCTGTTGCGACCGGACCCGACCGCGTATGATGTGGTGATCACCGACCACCACATGCCCACGGTCAGCGGCCTTGAGCTGGTGGCCAAGCTGCGCGCGATGAATTACACGGGGCGGATCATCGTCTTCAGCTCCGAATTGAGCGAGGAAGTCGATGCCATGTATCGCCACTACAAAGTGGACTTCATCCTGCCGAAGCCGGTCTTCCCTTCCGAGCTCCGGGCCTTGTTCGCGACCCTCTGA
- the pepT gene encoding peptidase T: protein MNPPPDSADLLDRFLRYVQIDTRSNDQSATTPSTPGQWDLLRLLETELKALGLVGVTLTEHGYLLATVPATSAKKTPVVAWCAHVDTATNLPGRAKPLVHRAYDGRPIILPDDPAQKLTIEATPFLRDCLGHDLITASGTTLLGSDDKSGVAVIMAAVRHLLRHPEIPHGRLRLCFNPDEEIARGMARINLAQLGADAGYTLDGSSPGEIDFETFSADAAVLEIHGVAAHPGWAKDVMVNAARLAGRFLAALPPDLSPERTSGLAGFIHPVECTAFAEVARVKLILRDFELDGLAAKRAVVGKIVGELRAAEPRARFDLTFTEQYRNMRYWLEQDMRPVEFAREAIRRAGLAPKSTAIRGGTDGSNLTARGLPTPNLFCGMHEVHSPREWVSLQDMAKAVETLVHLASVWDERSA, encoded by the coding sequence ATGAATCCGCCGCCCGATTCCGCCGATCTGCTCGACCGCTTCCTGCGTTATGTGCAGATCGACACGCGCAGCAACGACCAGTCGGCGACGACCCCGAGCACGCCCGGCCAGTGGGACCTGCTCCGGCTGCTCGAGACCGAGTTGAAGGCGCTCGGCCTCGTGGGCGTCACCCTGACGGAGCACGGCTACCTTCTTGCGACGGTGCCGGCGACCTCGGCGAAGAAAACCCCGGTTGTCGCCTGGTGCGCCCACGTGGACACCGCGACCAACCTGCCGGGCCGGGCCAAGCCCCTCGTGCACCGGGCCTATGACGGCCGGCCCATCATTTTGCCGGATGACCCGGCGCAGAAGCTGACGATCGAGGCGACGCCCTTCCTGCGCGATTGTCTCGGCCACGATCTCATCACCGCCAGCGGCACCACCCTGCTCGGCTCGGACGACAAGTCCGGCGTCGCGGTCATCATGGCCGCCGTGCGCCACCTGCTGCGCCACCCGGAGATCCCGCACGGCCGGCTCCGCCTCTGTTTCAATCCCGACGAGGAGATCGCCCGCGGCATGGCCAGGATCAACCTCGCGCAGCTGGGCGCGGACGCCGGCTACACCCTCGACGGGTCCAGCCCGGGCGAGATCGACTTCGAGACCTTCAGCGCCGACGCGGCCGTGCTGGAAATCCACGGCGTGGCCGCGCATCCCGGCTGGGCGAAGGATGTGATGGTGAACGCGGCGCGCCTCGCCGGCCGTTTTCTCGCCGCGCTGCCGCCCGACCTGTCCCCCGAGCGGACGAGCGGCCTGGCCGGGTTCATCCACCCGGTCGAGTGCACGGCCTTCGCCGAGGTCGCCCGCGTGAAGCTGATCCTGCGGGACTTCGAGCTCGACGGCCTCGCCGCCAAGCGCGCCGTGGTCGGGAAGATCGTCGGGGAACTCCGCGCCGCCGAGCCGCGCGCGCGCTTCGACCTCACCTTCACGGAGCAATACCGCAACATGCGCTACTGGCTGGAGCAGGACATGCGGCCGGTCGAGTTCGCCCGGGAGGCGATCCGCCGCGCCGGTCTCGCGCCGAAATCCACCGCCATCCGCGGCGGCACCGACGGCTCCAACCTCACCGCGCGGGGCCTGCCCACCCCCAACCTCTTCTGCGGCATGCACGAGGTGCACAGCCCGCGCGAGTGGGTCAGTCTCCAGGACATGGCGAAAGCGGTTGAAACCCTCGTGCATCTGGCCTCAGTCTGGGACGAACGCTCCGCATGA
- a CDS encoding pseudouridine synthase: MLLVLHKPYGVLSQFTPEPGSAWRTLADFSLPPNTYALGRLDADSEGLLLLSDEPGLNSRLLDPAAAHPREYWAQVERIPTDAALAQLARGVKIGNYTTQPCMVRRLEPAPAMPPRDPPVRARKSVPDCWLALELTEGKNRQVRRMTAAIGHPTLRLRRMRIGRFELGDLAPGKWRELTASEREAVFG, translated from the coding sequence ATGCTCCTCGTCCTGCACAAACCCTACGGGGTGCTCTCGCAATTCACCCCCGAGCCGGGCTCGGCGTGGCGGACGCTGGCGGACTTTTCGCTGCCGCCGAACACCTATGCGCTCGGCCGGCTCGACGCCGATTCCGAGGGACTGCTGCTCCTGTCCGATGAACCGGGGCTGAACTCGCGCCTGCTCGACCCGGCGGCCGCGCACCCGCGCGAATATTGGGCGCAGGTCGAGCGGATCCCGACCGACGCGGCGCTCGCGCAGCTGGCGCGCGGCGTGAAGATCGGCAACTACACCACGCAGCCCTGCATGGTGCGACGGTTGGAACCCGCGCCGGCCATGCCCCCGCGCGATCCGCCGGTCCGCGCGCGCAAGTCCGTGCCCGATTGCTGGCTGGCGCTCGAGTTGACCGAGGGCAAGAACCGGCAGGTGCGGCGGATGACCGCGGCCATCGGCCACCCGACATTGCGGTTGCGGCGCATGCGCATCGGGCGCTTCGAACTCGGCGACCTGGCGCCGGGAAAATGGCGCGAGCTGACCGCGAGCGAACGCGAAGCGGTGTTTGGCTAG
- a CDS encoding NADPH-dependent F420 reductase, whose translation MPAKRQSGRRMKIAIIGAGKLGGSLGKAWAKAGHYIIFGVRNPGQGKTQPPLAEIGVAATAVTLPDAARSADIIVLATPWPAVSDAIAAMGDLRGKVLIDCTNPLSLAGDGSLSLSLGSTTSGAEEVEKLATGAQVVKAFNTYGWENFANPAYPNAAGLKPVMFYCGDHDGAKATTHKLATDLGFDPVDTGGLGMARSLEPLALLWIRLSIREGRNPNFTWARLTR comes from the coding sequence ATGCCCGCGAAACGTCAATCTGGCCGCCGTATGAAAATCGCGATTATCGGAGCGGGCAAGCTCGGTGGCTCACTCGGCAAAGCGTGGGCCAAGGCGGGGCATTACATCATCTTCGGCGTGCGCAACCCGGGCCAGGGCAAGACCCAGCCCCCGCTCGCGGAGATCGGGGTCGCCGCCACCGCCGTGACCCTGCCCGATGCGGCGCGCAGCGCGGACATCATCGTGCTCGCCACGCCGTGGCCGGCCGTGTCCGACGCGATCGCGGCGATGGGCGACCTCCGCGGCAAGGTGCTGATCGACTGCACGAATCCCCTGTCGCTGGCCGGCGACGGCAGCCTCAGTCTCTCGCTCGGCTCGACGACCTCCGGCGCGGAGGAGGTCGAGAAACTCGCGACCGGCGCGCAGGTCGTGAAGGCGTTCAACACCTACGGCTGGGAGAATTTCGCCAACCCGGCCTACCCGAACGCCGCCGGACTGAAGCCCGTGATGTTCTACTGCGGCGACCACGACGGCGCGAAGGCGACGACGCACAAGCTCGCCACCGACCTCGGCTTCGACCCCGTGGACACCGGCGGGCTGGGCATGGCGCGCAGCCTCGAGCCGCTGGCGCTGCTCTGGATCCGCCTCAGCATCCGCGAGGGCCGCAACCCGAACTTCACCTGGGCGCGGCTGACGCGCTGA
- a CDS encoding hemolysin III family protein encodes MVMSAAYTAREEFANSLTHALGAVLSVAGLVLLLVFAGRNGDAWHVVSTAIFGTTLVLLYTASTLYHSLRGERLKQRLQKFDHAAIFLLIAGTYTPFVLVTLRGPWGWSLFGVVWGLAVAGVTIKFWLAGRFRLVSTLIYLAMGWLVLVALKPLLAALPAGGMRLLLAGGLCYTGGAAFYLWKRLPYHHAIWHLCVLGGSACHWAAVFCYVIPAAA; translated from the coding sequence ATGGTCATGTCCGCCGCCTACACCGCCCGCGAGGAATTCGCCAACAGCCTGACGCATGCGCTGGGCGCCGTGTTGAGCGTGGCGGGCCTGGTGCTGCTGTTGGTTTTCGCCGGGCGGAACGGCGATGCCTGGCATGTCGTGAGCACGGCCATCTTCGGCACCACGCTGGTGCTGCTCTACACGGCCTCGACGCTCTATCACAGCCTCCGGGGCGAGCGGCTCAAGCAGCGGCTCCAGAAATTCGACCACGCCGCCATCTTCCTGCTCATCGCGGGCACCTACACGCCGTTCGTGCTCGTCACGCTGCGCGGTCCGTGGGGCTGGAGCCTCTTCGGGGTGGTGTGGGGCCTGGCGGTGGCGGGCGTGACGATCAAGTTCTGGCTGGCCGGGCGCTTCCGGCTGGTTTCGACGCTCATCTATCTGGCGATGGGCTGGCTGGTGCTGGTGGCGCTCAAGCCGCTGCTCGCGGCGCTGCCGGCGGGCGGGATGCGACTGCTGCTCGCCGGCGGCCTGTGCTACACGGGCGGTGCGGCCTTCTATCTGTGGAAGCGCCTGCCGTATCACCATGCCATCTGGCACCTGTGCGTGCTCGGCGGCAGTGCGTGCCACTGGGCGGCGGTATTCTGCTACGTGATCCCGGCGGCCGCCTAG
- a CDS encoding tetratricopeptide repeat protein codes for MNVPPPSSASARRAIWLAASGLVLAALAAYHNSFAGPFVFDDVPAIVDNPSIRPGWSLGGVLAPGLDGGLTVSGRPLVNLSLALNQSLGGEAVRGYHLVNLLIHVLAGLALFGIVRRTLAGLPGRSLLAGDSGRNAIPGAPESPASRLLQRDATWLALAVALLWTLHPLQTESVTYVVQRAESLMALCYLLTLYAFIRMAEKPETGRSVRRGDGEANLKPESRLWTGISIVACLAGMASKEVMASAPLMVLLYDRTFVAGSFREAWRRRWRYYSGLAATWLLLAWLVAGTTGRGGTAGFGAEVGPWRYLLTQCQAIIHYLWLVVWPDPLVFDYGTATVGGLGEVWLQALLLVALAAGTGVALVRRPVWGFAGAWFFLILAPSSSVVPVATQTVAEHRMYLPLVAILGPAVLGLYAWLGRRGLVVCGALAVGWGGLTVRRNADYGSEPGLWADTVAKRPANGRAHNNLGKAFFAANRFAEAQAQYEEAVRLQPGVPEPHYNLGLALARLGRPAEASNQYEEALRLQPNYAEAHNNLGNALLAGGRLEEAAVHYAEAVRLKPGFAEAHSNLANVRLEQGRGAEALREGEEAVRLDPNYAEARYNLGNALAQARRLPAALGQYEEALRLKPDYADVANNLGNVRAELGRLPEAIAAYERALELDPGYPDARHNLARVLIHLGRLPEAIDRYRQLAGARPDDSAIRSELEELQKLAH; via the coding sequence GTGAACGTCCCGCCGCCGTCCTCCGCCTCCGCCCGCCGGGCGATCTGGCTGGCCGCGAGCGGCCTGGTGCTGGCGGCGCTGGCCGCCTACCACAACAGCTTCGCGGGCCCGTTTGTCTTCGATGACGTGCCCGCCATCGTGGACAATCCATCGATCCGCCCGGGATGGTCGCTCGGCGGGGTGCTGGCGCCCGGGCTCGATGGGGGCCTGACGGTCAGCGGCCGGCCGCTGGTCAACCTCAGCCTGGCGCTCAACCAGTCGCTGGGCGGCGAAGCCGTGCGCGGCTACCACCTGGTCAATCTGCTCATCCATGTGCTGGCGGGACTGGCGCTGTTTGGCATCGTGCGGCGGACGCTGGCGGGATTGCCGGGTAGGAGCCTGCTTGCAGGCGACTCAGGACGTAATGCGATACCGGGCGCCCCGGAATCGCCTGCAAGCAGGCTCCTACAAAGGGACGCGACCTGGCTCGCGCTGGCGGTCGCGCTGCTCTGGACGTTGCATCCGCTGCAGACGGAGTCGGTCACCTACGTGGTGCAACGGGCGGAATCATTGATGGCCCTGTGCTATCTGCTGACGCTTTACGCCTTCATCAGGATGGCAGAGAAACCTGAGACCGGACGGAGCGTCCGACGCGGAGATGGCGAAGCAAACCTGAAACCTGAAAGCAGACTTTGGACCGGTATCTCAATCGTCGCCTGTCTTGCGGGCATGGCGAGCAAGGAGGTCATGGCGTCGGCGCCGCTGATGGTGTTGCTCTATGATCGCACGTTCGTGGCCGGGAGCTTTCGCGAGGCGTGGCGCCGCCGGTGGCGCTATTATAGTGGACTGGCGGCCACGTGGCTGTTGCTGGCCTGGCTGGTGGCCGGCACGACGGGTCGCGGCGGCACCGCGGGCTTTGGCGCGGAGGTCGGCCCGTGGCGCTACCTGCTGACCCAATGCCAGGCGATCATCCACTACCTGTGGCTGGTGGTGTGGCCGGATCCGCTGGTCTTCGACTATGGCACGGCGACGGTCGGCGGGCTGGGGGAGGTCTGGCTGCAGGCCCTGTTGCTCGTGGCGCTGGCGGCCGGCACCGGAGTGGCGCTGGTGCGCCGTCCGGTGTGGGGCTTTGCCGGCGCGTGGTTTTTCCTGATTCTGGCGCCGAGCTCGAGCGTGGTGCCGGTGGCCACCCAAACCGTGGCGGAGCACCGGATGTATCTTCCGCTGGTGGCGATCCTGGGGCCGGCGGTGCTGGGACTTTATGCCTGGCTGGGGCGGCGCGGCCTGGTGGTCTGCGGTGCGCTGGCGGTGGGGTGGGGCGGGCTCACGGTCCGGCGCAACGCCGACTACGGCAGCGAGCCGGGGTTGTGGGCCGACACCGTGGCCAAGCGGCCGGCGAACGGCCGCGCCCACAATAATCTGGGCAAGGCGTTTTTTGCCGCCAACCGCTTCGCCGAGGCGCAGGCGCAATATGAGGAAGCCGTCCGGCTCCAGCCGGGCGTGCCGGAACCGCATTACAACCTCGGGCTGGCCTTGGCGCGGCTGGGCCGCCCGGCCGAGGCCAGCAACCAGTATGAGGAGGCCCTGCGGCTGCAGCCCAACTATGCCGAGGCGCACAACAACCTGGGCAATGCCTTGCTCGCCGGCGGGCGCCTCGAGGAGGCCGCGGTCCATTATGCGGAAGCCGTGCGGCTCAAGCCCGGTTTCGCCGAGGCGCACAGCAACCTGGCCAATGTCCGGTTGGAGCAAGGGCGCGGGGCCGAGGCCCTCCGGGAGGGCGAGGAGGCGGTGCGGCTGGACCCGAATTATGCCGAGGCCCGCTACAATCTGGGCAATGCCCTGGCCCAAGCCCGCCGGCTGCCCGCGGCCCTGGGGCAATACGAGGAGGCCCTGCGGCTGAAACCCGACTATGCGGATGTGGCCAACAACCTGGGCAACGTCCGCGCGGAACTCGGCCGCCTGCCCGAGGCCATCGCGGCCTACGAGCGGGCCCTGGAGCTCGATCCCGGTTATCCCGACGCGCGGCACAATCTCGCCCGGGTGCTGATCCACCTGGGCCGGCTGCCCGAGGCGATCGATCGCTACCGTCAACTCGCCGGGGCCCGGCCCGACGACAGCGCGATCCGGTCCGAGCTCGAGGAATTGCAAAAGCTGGCGCACTGA